In the genome of Monodelphis domestica isolate mMonDom1 chromosome 2, mMonDom1.pri, whole genome shotgun sequence, one region contains:
- the LOC100017364 gene encoding C-C motif chemokine 4-like, which produces MKVSVATLSILMVMAFSNLASSAPLGSDPPTSCCFSYVSQQIHRKFVIDYYETSSLCSQPAVVFQTKRGREVCANPSDAWVQTYMEELEMN; this is translated from the exons ATGAAGGTTTCTGTGGCTACTCTCTCCATCCTCATGGTCATGGCCTTCAGCAATCTGGCATCTTCTGCACCAT TGGGCTCTGACCCTCCCACCTCCTGCTGCTTCTCCTATGTCAGCCAACAGATCCACCGAAAATTTGTGATAGACTATTATGAGACCAGCAGCCTGTGTTCCCAGCCAGCTGTGGT GTTCCAGACCAAAAGAGGGCGTGAAGTATGTGCCAATCCCAGTGATGCCTGGGTTCAGACCTATATGGAGGAACTGGAGATGAACTGA